ggacacttggaTGGAATGGAGCCATCTTCagtgttattaattacacctatGCTTTTCCTTCTGTGACAAGTCTAAATGTCTGAAAAAGTATAGAGGGTCTGCAAACACTCATATCATTCCAGGCTCCATCCAGTTTGGTAGCTGACTGCAGAGGGGACGACAGCAGGAAGGTCTTCTCTGATGTTCACCTGGAGGCCAAGGCAGATAACAGCACCATCTCTGACTCATCCATCAGCAATGCCTCCTACCCCCTTACACAGCCCGCCCAGAGGCAACGGCGTCTCAACTCCACCAGCAACCTGCGGCGCTCGCGCTTCACAGGGCCTTGCTTTGGCCTGCTTTCCGGGACGGCAGACCCAACGAAGGTCTCCGGGGTTCCTCATGCCCAGGGCTCCCCATCAGAACACAGCTCtggctcctcttcctccacccaGTGTCAGATTGAGAGTGGCCAGACCGGAAAGAGGCGTGAGTTCCCAGGCGAGGGCGATCACATCAGCGTGCCAGTGTTTGCCATCTCTGAGGAGGAGGACCGGCAGCCTCTGGTCTCAGCTGAGCACCTGGACCAGACCTCTGCCTCCGCCCTGCTGAATGGATTGGTTAGGGGGACATATGAGGGGAAGAGGCCTGCCGTTGGAAGCACCAGCCTCAGCCCCCAGAGCCAGAGGGCCAGACCAGAGTGCAGGCCTTGGGGGAGCCAGGTGTCAGGAGGGGTTGGCCCACTCCCTTCCAATGCACTCACCACCATGACCAAGTCAAACACAGTCAGTAGCAGCCAGCCGTCTCTCAGTCAGTCCATAGTGCTGTGCAGTGTGACCAACCAGATGTGACCAGACGGGCTTTAAGTTGGTAAAAAGAGCAGGGACTCTGGTGGGCCAGTTGTGCATTTCTGAACTCTGTTAGTGCCACTTTGTGAAATATATAACCTATAATCTTTAATTTCTGAAATCaactttttcaaaatgattacTACATATACTGTAGCGAACTGCTGGCAAATATATTGTTCTCACTCtagtttttttctatttttataaagttgtgtttggACAAAGATGGAATAATATGCTGCTTACTATGCCAAGGCACTGACTGCTGTGGtattgtgtttaaaaaagatGACTGATtgcaaacatgaacaaaaaagtattttctgagTGAGTACTCCGTAAGCCCCAAATTTTAAGGGCACTTTTTAATCAGATTTATTAACCAGTTTGATGCTATTCCATCAGTTTTAATACTCCAACCATTGCACTTTGCTTTCAATAGCTCATTCATTGTGGATTTTGCGCTGCCTTGTGccatctttctttttccttgaTGTGGTTCTTCATGTGGTTATTTTTTTAGCACAGGCTCATAAATGCTTATACAATTACCTATTACCCAAAAGTTTTGTGCAGAGCATAGACCGTACATTAATGTTGATGTTGCAACAAtgtatgcatacagtatgtactccTAAGGCTCATACTGCATTATAAAAGGgaaatcaaaataaagtaaaagcaTATAGAGTACTAATATACACTATTATGTAGTATAAAAGAGAGAACTAGCTCTCACAATAGTATTTAAATGAGTTATGAATTGatgtaatgttttaataaagGCTATGTCATGCACATGTTGTGTCCTTGATCTGATGCAAGATGTTACACGATCGGTAGGAACCTCAAACAAACTTGGGAAAAAACTAGAAGCAGAAGTCAGGATCTTGTTCTGATCTTTCATCTAACTTTGGCATTTCTGATCCAGCACCTGTAAAGATTTTTTGGATGCGCACCCTTCACACTGAGCTGGTCTTCAGCAAAATTGAAAACACAAATTCCAAGGAAGCCATTTGAAATAAATGGACagaaatttgagaaaaaaaaatagggcTAGAGTCTATTTACTTGAACACTACTTACAatacatctactccttctccctcattgaaaagtCCAGAGagtataaatatgcaaatgtttttatttaactgcCAGATACAAGATGTCTTCTCCTTCACTAAAAACTCCATTCTTTGTGTGtcggaggtttcaggtttccaTCACACGTGTGTACGTTGCATTTTGGACCACAATTTGCTTCTCAGCTAGTGAggtcacaaaatcctgctcgTACCTACACGTCTTAAAGCGAACACAGAAACTTTCCACCGTCAGCAGATGAAAGTGAAAACAGCGTTTCAGTGtcaagcaaaaacaaattctgcacagtgaagcttaaacatccaagtgaagtaacaataagcaaaacatttttaagtggaCAGTGATTTTTATGGTATTGACAATAGCAAGTCAGTTTCTACAGACAGCTATATCAGTCTTTTAATTTGTTCAGATTAATAGGCAAATCACAGACAATTTCAGCATTACTAATACAATATACAGGGTAAAGAGGCATTTATCAAACATATTTATTAACCTCACAAATTTTTTGCATGTGTCTAGTGCTGCTCTATAGGTTTAACTAGAAGTTGATTATAGTCTAGACTAACTGTTCAAATAGTGCATTGCATACAAAGTTTACAGGCATCAGTAAGGACTTCCATCCCTCATACTGAGAGAGGCGTGCCCGGCTTCAAACTGATGACGATGTGAATGTGACTGATGCCTGTTCAGTCTCCCATATTCTTGGGAGCTGTGATGAGGTAGAATGAAACCTGCCTCTTCCATACTGCTGAGCAGCCTGGTCCAGACGTTTGCACACAAAGTGAGTAAATAGTCGCCTTAGTATACAACATAAcataccccccacccccaacccaGGGAGAATGCAAAGCACTCCTCCAAAGCCTCTTTAATACTAGTTCCTGATTGGAGCGGCTTTGGACTGTTGTTGGCTTAGGGTGCCCAGATCTCCAGTAGGGAATAATTAAAACTCAGCCACTGATGGGGGAATCGACCGGGTTTGTGCTGAGGGCCTGAGCTGCTAAGGAATGCCAGTGTAGCCCCACCATGTCTTCAggggtaaaataaaataaaataataaaaaacacctGAACCACCTTGCTAACACCACAAACTAACTCAAATTAAGGAGCTTGGGCAAAGGCCAGGAGTGCCCATGTACAATCCCATTTTGCTACCAACATttacaatgaaaatatgaaGAGCTACATTCCAAAACAACACATGCTGTATCCATATTCACTATGGCTAATGTTACCTATACTATATATCAAAAATGCACATAATGTCCTAAATCCAGCAAAACCATCAAAGatatcccccccccctcctgaTGATGTACAtgtcattttggaatgaaactcttcatatgtttacAAATCAGATATTATGAGCCAGAATATTGACATCTCATATGCTGAATAAAGGCAGCTCTTCAAGGATGTTGGGCTCCTATCATAACCttgtagatttaaaaagaagCCTTTTCATTTGTGTGAGGCAAGTTATGTGCAAATATCCTCATAAGttgtacagtataaacacaTCTAGCAAACATTTTTAGACATATTTAGTATATATTCTTCTAAATCAATTGAAAAACTAAGAACCAGCATTTATGTGAAATCACACAATCTACTGGATGCAAGCTAAGGCCTGCTTTTAACATTTTCTACTTTATCTACCAGCATTTTTCTACACactaatagtaataatagtgaacctacaaaaaaaaggaaacatcaaGACTATTACATCATTCTCGTATTCCAATATATAAGGCCTCTTGAAACTAATGTCTGAATGTTCTTATTTGACTGGGCTAAATAAGTCCAAAAGAAGAAGCAGGCTGATTTGTCAATTTCTTCAATAGTAgctgtgcatgtttgcatgatCGGGACTTACTGACACTTGGGTGATAGTCATAAATGAGGGGTCATCAGATTCAACATGATTGTTTAGTGACAGCTTTTACATGTTGACAGAAATTTTTTAACCCCCAGACATGGCTAACCTGcaatttataaaaaacaacaaaacaacaaaacagcagctttGTGTACCTGAGGAACCAGAGAAAATCCAActaatatctccaaaacattaACAGAAAAATCTACTGTCTGAATAAACCTCTATCAAAATTCTTGCAAGGTAAGCGATAACATATATAATGGAAACACAATGACAACAGAACATACTGTTGTATTGGCAAGATTCTCTAAACTGTTGGTTCTGCAAGTGCATCCTGCAAAACTCTGCATATGAAAATTGAAACTCTATGGGCCAATGGCACTAAAAGCAACATCACCATCAGCATATTTAACCATTACTGGTTGCCTGGAGGGCAGACTCTCAGGAGTCTACATGGAGTAACTGTGCATTTCATCACAGCTTAGCCCTTACTACAAGGCTCTGAGAAAGCGTCCCTTCTAGACTACTTGGAGATGATTATCCAGAGCAAAGCATACAACAGAGGCCCCTGTGCCCTCTGACAGCATTACAACACATTGATCCCTTTCCCAGTCCCATACAAATATCACATGGGATTATGAATCTACCCTAGTACATATGCAGGGCTTTGATGTGGCTTTTTGCCCTTGTCTGGGAACACAGTAATGCCCTGGCGAAACAAGTAAAGTCCCTCAGAGGTAAGACATTTACACGTCATAATATAGTTTAAAGATTTGATCTTGGGAACAGCTTGTTTTTTGGCCCAAAATGGTGCTACAGAGTATTACtattacagtaataataatcacttTACTGTGGTACAGATGTTTTCATCTGCATTATGTTGTAGGAAGCCCTGGATTCTCAACTCAGCATTTCTTAAGACTGTCATAAGACTGTTAAAATACATCACAATTAAAGAAGGTAAATATAAATCATTGAGGGTTTTTTGAGCCTCAATTACCAAGGCTGGAGGAGGACATAATGTAAAACATGCTCACCAACAAGTGTAAGCGTACATAAATGGCCTTAATCCATACAGATTGCCTCACTCGCTCTTAATCTgagaaaaccaacatttttGTCACATAGGCTGGAGGACATATCAGGAAGCATTattaacaaataacaaataaattactCTGGTGGTTGGTTACCTGGTAGACTAGACGAATGCATGAGCTACAGCCAAAAATGATCTAAATTTAAATGGTGGCTGGTGTTAAATGCCCTCACAGGTCTTAACTCTAAAAACCACCTTAAACCTTTAGTAAACATTGAACTTTAATGATATTGTGCATAGCATTATTTCACACAGCCCTGTGTCAAGACAGACACTGGTCACTACTGTAAATGGATACTAATAGTAAATTCTGCATTAGGTTATTGCATAACATCTGGAAGGCAGTTAGCTATAATGGACACAACAAAACTTATGAAGGTCGTGTCTACGAGATGCTCAGTTATCTACATTTGACACGTAAAGAAacaaaccactctgctccttcAGCTCTTGAAACGTGTCTGCTCACATATGTGGTTGAATTtcctgaaatgaaaataaagacaagaaaCCACATACATTAAGAGCtgcatgtaaaaacacaaaaccaaagcATCTTACACAGGTCTTCAAACAGCAGACATTAGGAACTATAGCACCAAGTTTATACAAGGACTCCGTCTAGTGGTAAAATAAGTGAACAACATGCATGGGGTGGACACCCAGTGTCTCACATTTGTCATGTCTGTTATGACTCAACAACCTGAGGCAcaaaaaatggatggatgatatCCATACTGCTGGCTTAACATGCTATAAAAAAAAGGTGTGGCTTTTCAAAACAAGTGTCTATAAATGCTCCGGAAtatcataaataaatgttaagtaCAGGTAAAAAACTGCTGCTCTGAATCTATTTTACAACTATGTCATTCctttaaacaaaacatattattaaatgtatatcatgtcaacatttataatttcattattattaatgaaaattattattaaaattattatatatattttttttatttttttaaactacaaatTATGGCTACTGATAAACATATAGTATAGTAGAGATTCAGCAGCAAGACAATGTTAGTTGCAAGCAATATACtgcaacatttaaacatttttgtgtcaCTGCTGCAGAGTCAATGATGCAGTTTCCTTGTCGGTTGAAACTGCATTTCCACCATATAACCCAGAAGGGCAGATAGGCTATCTGAGACTGAATGAGTTTATGTGGTCCTTTGTATGTAAAAAGACTTACATTGCATGATGTGCCTTCACCTGCGTACGACAGTTGCGTCCCCAGTAACAGTCGGGACGAGATATTACAGCAGCTGAGGAAAGAACAACAGATTAAGTTGTTACATGGAAATGACATAAACCATGGttcccacaccttcttaaacatcaaatgcaaggacttttcaaggactttccaggcccaattccctcaaattcaTTCACCCAAAACAGAATAATTTGAGTTACAACACAGAAActagcaggctttacagaagctcacagacaatttaaaagagagagagacttgaatgtgtgaacacttcTCAATTGTACTGtgttacagtgaaaaaaaacaacttcaatttatattcttgcacaaaatatataaattcaagcactttcagTGACCTATGTCTATTttcaaacataaacatttagAATAAGTAAAAGTCTCATCCTAAAAACAGCCCCTTTTATGTCTAAGTTGTCTAAAAAgctgaaatgtcattaaaattGGCTGCACAAAAATGATTTTGGTCTGTCTGACCTGGCAGTTCAGATGGAGGGATGGTCTGTCTGTACTTGTAGGCCAGCTCCTTGAATGCTCGCAGGCCACAGCAGAAGCACAGGATGGCACTTTGAGAGATACGACAATCTGACAGACACAAGGACAGGATATtaccactttttctttttatatatgaCAGCATGGACTCACTCACAGCACAGACAAAGTGGCTaaactgataataataacagtgCCCTGGGTTTTGATCTGAAAGCTCACCTGACATATAGTAGTTTCCCTGCTGTAAGGCCTGCAAAGACTCCTGGAGCAGATCTCTCCATGACTTCCCTCTGGAGGACAGGTAGTTCTGGTGGAAGGATGGAAACATACAAACGAAAGCATCTTAACATCACATGTGACAGTAGCTACAGACATGTATTTCAAGCATCTTACATTCTTAGCATCTTCTTAGTTGATGCAGTTGACATATGGATAGTCCATCTTACCTGGAGGATCTCTGATTcatagttgttgttgttcagcaCACCATCCAGGCATTTGTTTGTCAGATTGAgctctgaaaaacatttatttttttcagtggtgGATTTGAACTACGAAACATTTAGTAAACTACTACAAATAAATTAGCAGTACAAATAAATATCTGAGAAGCTATATCGCAGAGAGGATTTTTTAGGGGTTGCAGGTTTGAGTATGAATTCCTGAGCTGCATCTTTGTGGTACAGAGAGCTGAAGTTCATCTCTGCTGCTAAAGCGCAGGTTTCTCCCACACAATACTGCTGAACTGTGTATGGAGTTTTTAATCTCATACTGTGTCTTgttaacacattattattactcaAAGTCGGACACCTCAAATATGATGCACGGTTAGTGATTacatgtgtacatgttgtgGAATTAATCTAGATTCTGTGCAGTGCTTGTTGTAAAAGGAAAGCACCAAAATATTTTCTGCTGTGACCTTTCACACAAATATGCAGGAATATGCTTCATTAGTTTTCCAATCTGCTAAGAAAAAATGTTAGTGGGAAACACAGAGTGCTTAGAACTTATGACAAGCATCAAAATTACAGATATTGCATTTGGACACTATTAAGGAATCAGCCCCTTCAATTAAGGTGTACTGTGCCATACAGGTCCAAGCCCACTACCCAGCAATAAGCATAACTGGAGATCCccctggggctgttttgctgaaACAGATACATACCACTGAATCGAGCCAGACAGCCTTGACACCCAATCCTCTGGCAACCCCAGTACATATGACAGAAGGGTCGCTGGCACAGCACACCTGCCAACACACAGCATATCATGCATACAAGGTTTATAATGGAGTTTGTGCAACTATCTATCCATACATGTGAATGGCTAGCAAAGTTGTACTTTTtttgtaaagattttttttgcctttatttgataggaacagctgaagagagacaggaaatattAGGGAGaagggggatgacatgcagaaccagggccgctgcggtaaggactcagccttgtacactGGACGTGCGCTATACCAGGTGAGCCACGGGGGCACAAAGttatactttaaatatcagctgATTTTACATGCATTGCACACTTCAAAGTATGTATATTAAGTATGTCTTTATACTGAATAGCCTATTAAGGCATACCGGCACTGACTGACTTATATTATTTATGAATACTGGTTTCCTATATTAacctttttatttcactgtagtTACATGTAGTTTTCTGAATGACAGCATAATTTTATCAgccacattacattacatttctgcaGAGGGCCTAACATGCTAAGGGACCACTCACATTGTTGAGCAATAACCTGCTGGCTGTTTAGCTCGGTCCGTCTGTCTGGCATTGGCTGGAGGCAGCAGGTGCAGATGAGATGGCAGCCCTGAGGGGGGCAGCGGTACTCCTGAGGAGCTGCAGACAGGACAGGAGCAGAAAAAGGTTGTAGATGGGAGCTAAGTCATGAAGATCTGAATGGTAGGCAGGAGGATCTTCACAGTTGTGGTAAAGTGGGCTTTCAGATGCATGTTCCAATTACAGAACACACTGTAATTCTTGcacattgttttttgtattaGGATAATAACAGAATGTTGTTCCCTGCAATTTGCCATTGAGTAAAAAGTAACTACTGATTTTCCTACCTAATCTACACTCACCTGAGGGGATTTCAGAGGATGTTGAGGGCTGCTCCCCTGTGGGCTTTGCAGACCACTCCTCAGTTGCTGGTTTGGATGGAGCAGGTATaggaggtggaggtggcagACCAGGGAGCCAGTAGTTTGAACCTGTAGCAAACAGCACCTGACTGACCTCCATCCTGTAGCCAGGACACTGTCTGCACATCACTAGAGGCTGACTGGggacataaaacacacaagaaaaccATCACATGGAGAACTTCACTAAACAAGCAAAAATTAGAAGTTAATAAGAAGGATCTTGCATTCACTAACATTGTGTCTCTGTCAGTAATATTATCTGACGTGACCGGAAGAAACTGATTTATGGACTAAATTCATCTACAATCCAGTGAGAAGTAGACAAGATGCTGCAACAAAACAGCTGGGACACACTACACACGTTAACGTTACTGTCAGTCGGCTATCGTTCATCAATTAAACCCTCCTCTAGATGTTCACTAAAGAAATATCACTACGTTATCCGACGTTTTAGCTTCTCCTTTCAAACTAAACCCAGACAGTGAAAAGTATTTTAATAAACAAGTGAGTGAACCCAGCTTCTGATTGATAATTTGCTGTTCTGCAACGGAGACTGGTAGCTATGGTAGTGCCAGCTGAGCagaacaacagagagagagagagcggttCTGTTCAAACAGACAGAGTTTATAATGACAACCCTTCGTCCAGCTGAGGAGAGTCAGTCTGTTGTATTACTGCAGGGCAGAGTCACATGGACACTGTGTGTGAACAAGTCTTTTCCACTGCCCACAAGAACACACCTGTAACTATGGTAACTGTACACTACAAAGATGGCAACAGCTGTAACCTCAAAATGCTCagaaaatttttaaaaagcacaacaaaacttaagctaaaactaacaaaaatcaaatgactaaaatttgactaaaataaatataaattttgtcaaaatactaaaactattCAGAATCAGGTGTCAAAATGAACACTGGTTTCAAACAACCAGACCTTTTACCTAATGTCTGAGGAGTCACTATCATTGTCAGAGAGCTCAAAGAGGTAATCTGAACTTCCCTCCTCATCAGAGAAAGAGCGCTCAACTTTTGGCTGCAACATGTCCTGAGTTATCTTGTTACGGCTGTCCATGCTCTTCAGGTCCTCCTCACTGCGACACTTTTCTGtgggacagaaagagacactCAAGTCAGTATCTAATTAGATTTTCTTGGAATGTATACCATTTTAGAAATTATACAAGGTTAGCAGGATGCCATTCCTTCTCTCTTGTTTGAATCTCAATCATGTCAGCTTTGGTAGAAAAACCTCAGCCACAGCTGCATTTTACTGACAATGTGttgttacagtatgtacagccATTTTCCCATCCACTTTGACCCTTTTCAGTTGAAGGCAAAAAAAGGTGCTGGcattgtgaataaaataaagtgcaaTGTGTCATGATTAAAAGATGCTATCAAAATGATCTTTATCTGTGCAAACCTGGGTGCTGAATGAGGTAGGCCTCCACCAGGTTGTTAAGGATGTGGTTCTTACGAATCCTCTCCACAGGGCAGCGGCAGGTGGGGCAAAGAGAAGAACGCTCCATCCAGCCTGAATAACAGGCAGCACAGAAGACATGCATGCAAGGCTGCAAGCTAAAGCAAAAACAAGAGAGGTAGAATTCAACTCACACACTATTGGCATTTGCTGGACATGCAAAGTGCCTTACAAGAATACAAAGCAGGGGTTCAAGCCGCAAACCTTATCTAAATATCTGTGCGGATGCCACGGTCCTCGAGATCTTACCTGACACAGTCATGCAGTAGGTCCTGGCAAATAACACATGTCAGGGTCTCCTCCATCTTGTCCGTCTTAGTGCCTTCCACTGGTGGTTTAGACAAAAGACTCCCAAGACTTCCCTTAGTTGTACCGACCACTTCTGTACTGGACGTGTGTGGCAAGCCCAAATCATAATTTTTATCTGTAAACAcaataactgtatataaataaaactttatttatagagcacttatcaaaacaaagtacaaagtgcttcacaacaagaaaaataaaataacacagtataTTACATTCTACACTGAGCCTGAGTTTTTGGCAGTTGTCTGGTTTGGGAGTTGGAATAAAAGCTCTAAATAAAGCTTTGGTAAGACATAAAGGGCCCTTTTTGATTTGTGCAAGTGCAATGATAAGTGCAAAGTGGCAGGTCTTGGGCGCACGGACTGTGTGGGCGTCTCCAAGCGCACACTGCTATTTTGGTTCATGTATGTTCAGCAGCACAAAGTGCAAAGGGGCTGGCTGAAGGTGAATATAGATGGGTTGTGGTGACTAATATATACACTCTCAGCCAAACACTCTCATAGCTCTGAAACAACCGTGCCAATCACAGTGAAGCATGACGACATCAGTTCAACAGCTGAAGAATCAGCTTCTCCAGGAAATCATATTGTTGTCTGGATGTTGTCAAGCAGCACACAGCATCACAAATCTGTAGCCAAAGGCAGAtggtgtgggtttttttttttaacagttaattAGTACATGCTTTTTCTTGTCCTGATTCTATTAGATTAAACATTGTAAATGGATAAAATCATCTCTTAAAATGTGATTGCACCAtgatttttgaaaaaaagtTGGAAAGGAGATCATGACGCAGAGGATTAATGAGCCCCGGTAATCTGCTGTTTCACACATAAACAGGCGGAATACCAAGTTGTAACCGACCAGTCTGTGTGATCTGCATGTGATTTAATGAAGGTAAACATGGTGGACGGCCGTGCGTAATGGCACTGAACTCTGGCGCTGCACTTCTATAATTGGAGGCTGCAGATTTAACATGTGTCCTCCTGCCTTCAGTTGGCTGCAGAGATTTGATTAATTGAAGGAGAAGCTTTTCATATCGTATAAAGCATCTTTACACGGTAGATACTTTAAGAATCAACCAGATTATTAAAGACAGACTGCAAACAGATGTGCTTCTGACACGTCTATTCTCAGCGAAAAGTCCTAATTTCCACAAAAATACCGACAGCTAGAATGAACCTCCCACCTGTTTGcgcctctcctcccacctgtgcaCCGTGCGCTCGgcacaaaaataacacacagacagctgctTGTGCTGGTCATTGCGCCGCAACGAAAATAGGGCCCAAAACCTAATGTGAGGAATCAGGGAGCCAGGTTAATCTCcaagttaaacatttttttttttttaccatcatCAGTTTTTCTCCTCTTGCTTTCTGGCTCCATGTTGtccatgtctttttctttctgtgctgGGGCAGCATCGCCTGATAACATGGAGGAACAACAGACCTGGGTAAAATAATGTTGTTAATCCTTCAAACTGCTGCTTTTGACATACATAGATTATGGAAGACTTTAGTTGAAAAAGTTTAGAGTAGGGGTGTGTCATATCACATCTTTCATGTATGTGGTGGTTGCTACCAGCACCACTGTGAAGGACTTTGTTCCACAAAAGGAGCTAGTTCGGTAgtgtgaaaattatttttaaaagaaaataataataataattataataaaaataaaataccttcTGAGTTTTTAAATGCTGGGAGAAGTGGAGGGAAATGCCTCAGTTAATCACGGTCAGGTGGGAATTTTGGAGGAAAAAGTCAACACACAAAGCAGATGAGAACAGACAGTGCTGTCAGTTAAACACCAGGCTGAAGAAAGTGTGACAATCACCAGCTGCACACGTTTTTGCCAATATGGTCTGAGTTAAAGTTAGTTTAAAGTTCAGTATTGATCAGCTGCAATCAGTTGACTAACATCAGCAGGTCTGTTTCCATTAGTGACAGTGATCAGAGTTATTTTAAAAGAAGAGCACAGAGCcacagctctgtctgtctgtcggcaCC
This sequence is a window from Siniperca chuatsi isolate FFG_IHB_CAS linkage group LG5, ASM2008510v1, whole genome shotgun sequence. Protein-coding genes within it:
- the chfr gene encoding E3 ubiquitin-protein ligase CHFR; the encoded protein is MDSYRRGRPWGKLVKVDSSETVLLFNRECTVGRKKGCYLSFPANKLVSGEHCKIVQDESSGLAWLEDMSTNGTVINMSTLVKKQTHILQNGDVIYFVYRKSEPEQNIAYVYHSINMEQAVSQHGYDMERSAYSPAPPLEMSLSVEPVMLPKAPCDPTQEEPQPSTSTSHFCIGSPTTSGPMATTTCPASGDAAPAQKEKDMDNMEPESKRRKTDDDKNYDLGLPHTSSTEVVGTTKGSLGSLLSKPPVEGTKTDKMEETLTCVICQDLLHDCVSLQPCMHVFCAACYSGWMERSSLCPTCRCPVERIRKNHILNNLVEAYLIQHPEKCRSEEDLKSMDSRNKITQDMLQPKVERSFSDEEGSSDYLFELSDNDSDSSDISQPLVMCRQCPGYRMEVSQVLFATGSNYWLPGLPPPPPIPAPSKPATEEWSAKPTGEQPSTSSEIPSAPQEYRCPPQGCHLICTCCLQPMPDRRTELNSQQVIAQQCVLCQRPFCHMYWGCQRIGCQGCLARFSELNLTNKCLDGVLNNNNYESEILQNYLSSRGKSWRDLLQESLQALQQGNYYMSDCRISQSAILCFCCGLRAFKELAYKYRQTIPPSELPAAVISRPDCYWGRNCRTQVKAHHAMKFNHICEQTRFKS